From a region of the Mytilus galloprovincialis chromosome 3, xbMytGall1.hap1.1, whole genome shotgun sequence genome:
- the LOC143066512 gene encoding uncharacterized protein LOC143066512 yields the protein MIEVRFTIILLYLTPNVTGRLLTIDRIKDGQIIEFPEIIGVGRYFPKTLMQGKLFYFEQTVNNSCDHYELKPQLYDSTTSMIALIEIYDGCELESMVKKLKQLINVFAR from the exons ATGATAGAAGTACGTTTTACGATAATATTACTATATCTGACTCCTAATGTTACTGGAAGATTGTTGACAATAGATAGA ATCAAAGATGGACAAATAATTGAGTTTCCCGAAATTATAGGAGTTGGACGATATTTTCCAAAAACTTTAATGCAG GGGAAACTTTTCTATTTCGAGCAAACAGTCAACAATTCATGCGACCACTATGAGTTAAAACCTCAACTATATGATAGCACTACGTCAATGATTGCACTGATCGAAATATATGATGGTTGTGAATTGGAAAGTATggtaaagaaattaaaacaacttATAAATGTGTTCGCCCGTTAG
- the LOC143066749 gene encoding E3 ubiquitin-protein ligase RNF167-like yields MLQPGITFLNASNKLPSTKGCWKLFHIRRMFRKKVYLYVEVLGYSARNLVMLLAQRMKFVAALMYTYSERNLLRPLWRDTTTQIPTALLSAHNGNYLRLMFLDNKNETDADVRITSYVYNTIKVHGSDSIMTYLKPGLLAVSLIALAVVFPGCVHFVKWCRRRMTAVREETTIEITPRRTTEPTNDDLSIMQPWKRCTLAACSVHAAKFKKDHRYKMCSICLKEFEEKDKLWILPCEHEFHVACITPWLKERRKQNCPICRRIVIVMPD; encoded by the exons ATGCTGCAGCCCGGTATAACCTTCTTGAATGCATCTAATAAGTTACCATCCACCAAAGGCTGTTGGAAGCTTTTCCATATCCGTAGGATGTTTAGAAAGAAGGTGTACCTGTATGTTGAAGTTCTGGGATACAGTGCGAGAAATCTTGTT ATGCTTTTAGCACAACGTATGAAATTTGTTGCAGCTCTTATGTATACATATTCTGAACGGAATCTCTTAAGACCGTTATGGAGAG ACACTACAACTCAGATTCCAACAGCATTATTATCAGCGCACAATGGCAACTATTTAAGACTAATGTTcctagataacaaaaatgaaacaga TGCTGATGTTCGAATTACTAGTTACGTGTATAATACTATCAAAGTCCACGGCAGCGACAGTATAATGACATACCTCAAACCTGGCTTACTTGCTGTATCATTGATAGCGCTAGCGGTAGTATTTCCCGGTTGTGTTCATTTTGTTAAA TGGTGTAGAAGACGAATGACAGCTGTCAGGGAGGAGACGACAATAGAAATAACACCAAGGAGAACAACAGAACCAAcaaatgatgatttgtctattatGCAGCCATGGAAAAGATGTACACTGGCAGCATGTTCAGTTCATGCTGCTAAATTTAAGAAAG ATCATCGATACAAAATGTGCTCTATATGTCTAAAGGAGTTTGAAGAGAAAGACAAGTTATGGATTTTACCTTGTGAACATG AGTTCCATGTTGCTTGTATAACACCATGGTTGAAAGAAAGAAGAAAACAGAATTGTCCTATTTGCAGACGAATTGTTATTGTTATGCCTGATTAA